One segment of Agromyces albus DNA contains the following:
- a CDS encoding DUF732 domain-containing protein, protein MKRLLPITTLAASLLVVVFALTGCAAAGESVESAARSAAVAEDETPTATEEVVDLASKTNPGEVCDPHNLNDVICAAFYPDLAVINMTSAPRGMEPLASLPEADRIALAHQACDALTAGATKDTLVLVDTIRESENDPRDNNRVLFSAGTLAYCNEHLEDTDAGYRLGWIINAYRQMGEAAAKESFADGTVIQPPERPEQ, encoded by the coding sequence ATGAAGAGGCTGCTCCCAATCACGACCCTCGCAGCGAGCCTCCTCGTCGTCGTCTTCGCTCTCACCGGATGCGCGGCAGCTGGTGAGAGCGTCGAGAGCGCAGCACGTTCCGCCGCCGTCGCCGAAGATGAGACCCCAACAGCTACAGAAGAGGTCGTCGATCTCGCGTCCAAGACCAATCCCGGTGAGGTGTGCGACCCGCACAACCTCAACGACGTCATCTGCGCCGCGTTCTATCCAGACCTGGCTGTGATCAACATGACCTCTGCGCCGCGCGGGATGGAGCCGCTCGCTTCGCTGCCCGAGGCGGATAGGATCGCACTCGCCCATCAGGCGTGCGACGCCCTCACGGCCGGGGCGACGAAAGACACGCTCGTACTCGTCGACACCATCCGTGAGTCCGAGAACGACCCACGCGATAACAACCGCGTCCTGTTCAGCGCCGGGACGCTCGCCTACTGCAACGAACACCTCGAGGACACCGACGCCGGGTACCGCTTGGGCTGGATTATCAACGCGTACCGGCAGATGGGCGAAGCCGCCGCCAAGGAATCGTTCGCGGACGGCACGGTTATTCAGCCTCCGGAGCGGCCGGAGCAGTGA